The Aureimonas mangrovi genome includes a region encoding these proteins:
- a CDS encoding bifunctional PIG-L family deacetylase/class I SAM-dependent methyltransferase — protein MASAPVAGAARLVGEGGLVILSPHPDDETIGCSTFIREAGRSRRPLGIVAMTDGEGSHRSSRTFDAKRLGAIRAREQEAAVRALGCDHARYLRLALPDGASGRSAGFSTAIDEVAAFCVELGATALAAPHPDDPHPDHHAAAAMASALRGRMPRLRIIFYEVWIRRLDAEDGWREDALTPFRLRTDPRAKRTAIDEHASQLGRVVDDDPDGFALPAWFIDDACGPFEPCSWLALPGTGPGAEHFAELYAEGGDPWHVRSSAYELEKREAAVNLLGERRYPRMLEAGCGEGHLTAALLQAGITAQAIGFDREPLIVDRANAMGWGSSARFVTGTMPDAMPAGGYDLIVFSEVLYFLGEAELTQLAAQVRDLLNPGGSVLAVCYRGRTDTPLSGRDALDFFAAALGDEFVTEAVHETRDYRMELLELRPAPDAGPESVAEDRKGATSSGGDAG, from the coding sequence ATGGCGTCGGCACCCGTCGCCGGCGCTGCCCGCCTTGTCGGCGAGGGCGGCCTGGTGATCCTCTCGCCGCACCCGGACGACGAAACCATCGGATGCTCGACCTTCATTCGCGAGGCCGGGCGGTCGCGACGGCCGCTCGGCATCGTCGCCATGACGGACGGGGAGGGTTCGCATCGCTCCTCACGAACCTTCGATGCGAAGAGGCTGGGGGCCATCAGGGCACGCGAGCAGGAGGCCGCGGTGCGCGCACTGGGCTGCGACCATGCACGCTACCTGCGGCTTGCCCTGCCGGACGGCGCCTCCGGGCGTAGCGCAGGTTTTTCCACGGCCATCGACGAGGTGGCTGCATTCTGCGTCGAACTCGGTGCGACGGCGTTGGCCGCTCCCCATCCCGATGATCCGCATCCGGACCATCATGCCGCCGCGGCCATGGCCTCGGCTCTTCGCGGCCGCATGCCTCGACTTCGCATTATCTTCTACGAAGTCTGGATCCGCCGTCTGGACGCAGAGGATGGCTGGAGGGAGGACGCGCTGACGCCCTTCCGTCTTCGCACCGACCCGCGTGCCAAGAGGACGGCGATCGACGAGCATGCGAGCCAGCTCGGACGGGTCGTGGACGACGATCCCGACGGGTTCGCGCTACCGGCGTGGTTCATCGACGACGCCTGCGGACCATTCGAGCCCTGCTCCTGGCTGGCTCTTCCCGGCACCGGCCCAGGTGCCGAGCACTTCGCCGAGCTCTACGCGGAAGGCGGTGACCCCTGGCATGTGCGCTCGTCCGCCTACGAGCTCGAAAAGCGCGAGGCGGCTGTGAACCTGCTCGGGGAGCGGCGCTATCCTCGAATGCTGGAGGCTGGATGTGGGGAAGGGCATCTGACGGCGGCCCTCCTGCAGGCCGGTATCACAGCGCAGGCCATCGGCTTCGATCGTGAGCCGCTGATCGTCGATCGGGCGAACGCGATGGGGTGGGGTTCGAGCGCCCGTTTCGTCACCGGCACGATGCCAGATGCCATGCCGGCCGGCGGCTACGATCTCATCGTCTTCTCCGAAGTCCTCTACTTTCTCGGCGAGGCGGAACTCACGCAACTCGCCGCGCAGGTTCGGGACCTTCTCAATCCGGGCGGGTCGGTGCTCGCCGTGTGCTATCGTGGCCGGACGGATACGCCTCTCAGCGGTCGCGACGCGCTCGATTTCTTCGCGGCGGCCCTCGGCGACGAGTTCGTCACCGAAGCGGTTCACGAGACGCGCGACTATCGAATGGAGCTCCTCGAGCTTCGTCCAGCGCCAGACGCAGGGCCGGAATCAGTCGCCGAAGATCGGAAAGGCGCAACCTCGTCCGGCGGAGACGCGGGCTGA